In Acanthopagrus latus isolate v.2019 chromosome 23, fAcaLat1.1, whole genome shotgun sequence, the genomic window ATTCAGGGGGCTTTTGTGTGCATTATCACAGTTGTGAGCCTTATACATTAAGGACGTCACTAACTGGTCTGAAGGAGCTGGTGAACAAAGATCCATCTGAGGCTCGGCTTGTGTAATGTCACAGAGAGAGCGCGTAGCTAACAGCAGGCACTGAAATCCTCTGTCAGctccacatttgttttttgtggcgCGTTACTCGTTCTGGAGGGATTTCAAACGTGTCGAGCCCGGGCTGATACTCTGCACGACACGCAGCAATATCCATATACATTCAGCTGCTTGAGACACATGACAGCCCCGAGCGGAGCCGCACGCTGATTCCGATGACCTCCACTGTGGATGCTTAGGGTTAGCTCCTAATCTAATTACGACTTCTGCCCGGCTACACATCGGGGCTTCGACATTCTCATGCACCACCTTCCCTCTGGGACTGTCAGGAAGCTTTCTAATAAAAGACTCGTGAGGGAGAAGCCCTGAGCCCACCATCCTGTGCTGTCAGAGATATAAGACTATTTCATTAAAACGTCTTAAAACGactctgagacagacagacaggtcttAACGTAACATGGataaaactttcattttcatcagcaatggcGGCTGATTTAAAGGATCATTTGACCCAAATAATGAAAATTTAGTCTGTATTCTACTATACTCGCCCTTTTCGGAGCTTCATAGTAAAAGCATtgcattttttgctttttggtttgtttctttatATTTAAAGCAAGTTTCTATCTACTTCAGTCATTAATAAGAACTCTAGAGCACAGTTTTGCCataaagctccagaaatgtttggtggactTTGAAATTTCACCCAGAAATTACGTATTGTGCCTTTACCCAAAATCCTAACAAGTCCCAcatgtgactttattttttgttttttgttttcttacagtGTGGCAAAGGAGCGGAGAACTTCGACAAGTTCTTCACACGCGCGCAGCCCGTGCTGACCCCTCCCGACCAGCTGGTCATCGCCAACATCGACCAGAGCGAGTTCGCCGGCTTCTCCTACATGAACCCTcagttcatccatccatccctgcACAGCGTCGTATGAGGAGAGAGCAGGGAACCCCCCCACCGGCCCTCCCCACTccagcccccccacccaaaaaaaagcATGGACTGTCGCCGACTACAGGATTCCCTCCAAAACTCCCACGGACGTCCCGCTGTCGAAAGACTCATACCATCCTCTACAGTATTCTGTCTGCAAGTTAACGATGACTGAGGAGAGTGAAGCCAAGTGTTGAAAACCATGTGTGTGGGCGAGGAGAAAGTACATGGCActgatgatttctttttctttttttttctttttttattgcattatttcCCCCAAACATCTCACGACGTGTTCTTGATTctatatctgtgttttttttcctccgaaCCTGCAGCCTTTTTTCTCGTGTACGAATGTGTGAATCGGTGATTGTGTCATTAGGTATTCAAGATGCAAGCCCccccatttttttccttctcgtCCTACTCACGTTGCCCCGTCTTACCGCGCAACAAGCTGCAATGCACGACAAGAACGGAAACATATTTTTTCCGCTCCGTCTCCGGCTTTATCTACTTCTGAACCGCTACACGTGTATTTTATACTTATATAcctttttggagaaaaaaagacaaaaaaagaggtaGTGTACTGTTACTGAGTGCCAAAGTagaagtggaaggaaaacatTTCTATTCTTAAAAGTccttgtaatgtttttttttttgttccccccccTCTGGCTTTCcaaaaacactgtcaacacactGAAAACCCTTAAACGGGGGGATGTTTATATCTGTTGTTTTGTAGGACGTGGAACTACGCTGTGATCTAACTCGACGtagagaaaacagagagcacaCCATGCCGGCAGTCACAAGCAGCGcaggccttgttttttttcacttccaatGGGTGAGTTCGGTGTATagggtcagaaaaaaaaaacggtggaTCGGAGGAGAGACGGTGTTTTACAGTCTAAAGATTCCCATATGCACAAAGCAGATCTCTGTTGCATGCTTATTTTCTGACTCTGTACGAGCAGTAGACTCTAGGGCGCAGTACACGTCTGGTACCATTGTAAAAGTGTAGTATTACAGTATAAAACTATGTTGATATATAATTGTCGTCTTGTTCTGAGGAGAAGttttggggggggagaaaaattgtttttgttttttttcgttttgtGTTCTGGCTCAACTTTTAACGTCCAGAGAGATGTCGAAAACCTTCTGTTGTACgtcagctgttttctttgttttgttttgtttttttctgtaaatatgttttcaaaaaGAGAAGTTACTCGCGGATTTTATACTACGAACTGAATGTGCTTTTACTACCAGTAGACAGTTTGAACATTTCTATGTTTAGATTTCCCCTAAGAAGAAgagtatatatagatatatatatatatatatatatatgtatgaaaaaACGTTTGGCTGACTCTTTGGTAGCTTTGGTATCAGCAAACCTTGTTATATGTATTTCCACTGTTTACCCGTTATTTTCTACTACTCAGTGTCATGGAGAATATGCAGCACCTTCCGTGCGTGAATCAAACCGTCGAACCCCCTCTTTGCCTTGGTCGTCTCAGGGCCGACAGTGGCTGTGACGcgtcttttcccttttttttctctcgcgTATATTGTGTGCATGCGTGAGGCGAGGTATAAGCATGAGAAAGACCCCCTGCATGATATCCAGAGATCCcgccccacctcctctctccaggtatGGAGCATGGAGTATCCACGGAATGAGACGAACCCCTCCGGCATTGTgcgcttttttttcccccccgtctcctcctcacTCGCTGTCATGTAGCCCGACTTGTTTGACTCTATAGCTGAAGTATAAGCAGACGaatatgtgtaaaaaataataataataaccgcTTCTGTTCACTGGTGccaaactcttttttttgtttgtttgtttccagccacgtgtgtgtgtgtgtgtgtgtgtgtgtgcccggcAGTGTTTTTTATCCAGAGGCACACGGAAGGTAAGGGGTTTCATGAAAACTGCCAAATTTTAGGAAGCCCCCGAAAAAACCCCTAAACGAGTTACTTCACGCGTAGACTGATGTCGCAGTTGTCACATCTGGACCAAAATGAGATTTTGTAAGGTTAAGATTAAGGTGAATAAATAGCTGAATGTTTACATGTCTCACATTGAGAATTGAAAAATCAACCTTTGGACCCATTGACAGAGATAATCACATGTCAGCCAGGCCAGTCAGGGTACAGCACCACTACAAGCTACAGTTAGAGCCACAGGGATGTTTGTACGTGTTTCCCTTCACTGCCCCCTGCTTTTGTTGACCTGATTCTTCTTGTTCCTCTGTTTATTGTGGTATGATGAATACTGTGTATAAATAAAGTATGAAAAATATGTTGATTGCTCCATTCATTGTGTCTGAAGTGGCTGTTCTGTCGAGGGGACTGTATCATAATTATTCAAGGGgaagggaggagaaaagagggacTGTAAGGtagtttttttactttttgtgttgTGACTTTTTGTGCGATGTGTCTCAAAAATGGGGTTGGCGCTCAACCTTTAAGTTTGACTacacaattaaagaaaatgcaCCATGTCAATGTTGAATGTTCAGTATGTATTTAAGATATTAGCAGAaggttttgcattttttttaagtccagGGGAGGTCCCAACATAGTAATGAGTAACTTTCAGACGGTAGCTAACCACCATGAAATCACCTGTCAGCAGACAAGTGACTCAAGTCAAGGCTCAAATATTTTCCACCTTTACAAAGATATTCTTATTGTTATTTACTGAGGTCTTCTTTATCATTAATGTAACATAATTCTTAGCATGATATCGCTATAACGGTAAAATGACGGGCAGAGCCGTTGAACTGTGTCACATTACCTCCTGTTAACGATCTGTAATGGTTCATGCCATTAGTTTGCCGTAAGGTGTGTGTTGACAACAAGCCCTGTGAAGGTGTCTCGCAGCATGAGAGCAGCTCAAAAGTTCAGTCTGTCTGAATCACGTACAGTTATTGTTCTTTTTCCTGCATACTTCATATCCATCACCTCAAGAGGCAGCtgcctcacttcctgtcagagttGAATGGAGCTGTCCTTGGTCCtgagtgtctctctctctctctctctctctctctcttctcctttgttgtcaccttctccccctctgtctctttccctcttgctttctctttctccccctctatctccctctctctccccccttctctctccctccctccccctctctccccacctctctctctctccccctccctctcctcctctctctctccccctctctccccatctctctctccctccctccctccctctctatgTATATGCATTCAGCAGATGAAACCAGCCTCCTCGGTTTGTTCGGTTAAGACTGACTCACTGCTGCATCGTGTCGGTGAAATCCTCTCTCCACAGCTTCACTTCACAGTTTCCCGGAGGACTTTGTGACCAAATCGCCGGAGAATCGCAGTCTGGAGGTTTTTAAACCTGCAACTTTCAGCTCCAGGTGCAGGAGGCACAGCGCAGAGAGTGGACAGATCACAGCACACAGCATGTAAGGAAGcatcattttaatattgtgtgtttttactttagCTGAATGTTTCTACTTgatctgatgtttgtttgggGTTGTTTTGGTCGCAGTATGATGCTGAGGTAAGTTaccatttaacatttctttgatttttggTATTTCACTGAAATGGTATTTCGCTGCTTCCAGTTGTGTGATACTGTCTTGTTTCTGTGGCATGGACAGTTTAAATCACTGCTGTGAGAGAAGGAGATTTCCACGTGTGAGtatttctgttcttctgtttttatttgtttacttggCGTTGAAAGTTGTCCATCAGGAGCCTCAACATGTTGGCATACAGATGGTGAAGACATCTGATGTGGATGTGTTCAGGCTCCACAGTCATGACTACTATATTTATAGTGGCGTAGTGGCTCAGCTTCTGCTCTCACgctctgtgtttgtggattCACGGTGAACAGATTCTCGCTCAatggatattttaaaaaaagatacagtGCTTACGATTTGGCCCGGCTGTCTTTGTCAGATTTTCAACAAAGAaaggggggcagcatatcaccaaagtagctgctaactgctgctcgcTGTAGCTgctagttagctcggttagccgtGCATGTAGTGGTCCGGGCTGGGAGCTCAGGGCTCTAatggaatgtgtttgtgtttacaccacAAGCACAGGGGCTTTACCGCACAGGGAGGCGCTGGATGGCTTGCATGCTAACTCgagcagatatctctgcaacacaatgtttcactgtcacaatgtcaaaactgttacttTTCAGGTTTCTTTCAGGATTTTACTTgatttttccaaatgttttcaactaaaagtCTTAGATATCGCACCTTTAAAGAGAGGTatacaaatatgaacatttccAGATGATGTTTGAACTTCCATCTCCAGGTTattctctgctgcagcatcttTTATGGCGGCCTTAAGGTTTGAGACCCTGATGTCTCTGAGTCAAGTCCAGGAAACCCCTCTACTCTCACTTTGTCATAAAAAAGATAATCATTTTGATCACGTAAGGACTAATAACGAGGGCACAACACTGAGTGAGCTGTTTGGCCTCCTCAAAGTGAAACAGGTGACCTTGCCAGTGGAGCGCCTCTTGGCAGCATAAATTCTTGCCACTCAGAGGCAATAAGGGCAAAGAAAGCATTTGTCATTGGGAGAATGGTTCACAACAACTCTGACTTGATGAGCGTAATTCGTGCAGCCATTCAAATTAGCCTCCCCTCGACAGTGTCCTGAATGCATCTTAAATCACCGCCCTGTCACTGCAGATGATGTCTTACTATGTGATCAGTCTGCCAAATCCCCACTCTGACTTATGAATTCTTTCATGAGcgtccctccttttttttttttccgtcgaGGGGCTGTTTTCGAGGGATTCTGCCCTGAATCACGGctgtaaaatgtcataaacaCTGTGTTGAATCCCAAATAATGTGAGCATTTGTATTCACAGTAGAAGGCTGCGACACATTTAATGTCTCTCAGTCTGGAGGCTCACACAGGTTTACtattgatttcattattttcctgACAGAGGTTGGACAGAGTTGGCAGCGAAACCAACTGAATAACAACTTATTGTGGCTGTAACCCTTTAATGTTCAAGTGCACGGGTCGCAGATTGGGAACAAATCGAGTTTAAGTGGAAAGTTGCCCATTCTGTCTGCCTCCAAACAcctaaactgaaaatgagacgtgaaaatcattttttgatgGAGTCCCGCAAGATCGATTTGGATTAGATGTACCtgggcaacaaaacaaagatgctATCGATCCCTCCAGTTGCCCGGCTGCCCTGACATTTTCACAAGCTGCTCGATATGACGAGTAGATCTGACGTCCTCACTCCTTCCAGCTCGAACATCGTGTGGAcaggagaaagagatggagcaCAGTTTTCTCCACCCTCATCATCCTCCCTCGTTTCTACCTACCGTCTTCTccagctttcattttttttctcatttgagaTGTTGTAAGAGTTTGAACTTGTTGCATGTGACactgagaatgtgtgtgtgtgtgtgtgtgtgtgtgtgtgtgtgtgtgtgtgtgtgtgtgtgtgtagcaagAGATATATCACGCAGGGAGCTGACGTCTCATTCTCTGGAAAGTCTGGGCTGAGTGTTACTGAAATCATGAAAACGTACAGGAGCTAACACAGCGGGGTTTCGTCCACACACACCCGAAAACAGCAGCCGAGTGAGGGCTTCTAAAGACTTTGTCCAAAGTGAGATGTAAAGATTGATCCCACTTTCATGTCTGTACActaaatataaagctacagcagcagactgttagcttagtttagcttagcacaaagactggcaACAGAAGGTAACTGCTAGCCTGACAGCTCACTGGACTCTGTCTGAAGGAAAACCACCTATCAGCGTCTCTTAATCGCACTCTTTTGTGTccacttcataaaaaaaagatataatgTGTAATTAATTAGAAAATTAGGCAGAGATGACAGCGGAATACATCTTCTCATCtacaacattttcctctgaaacatTTATTCCCCATCGGCCATTTTATTTGATGATGCCGCTTCGTCAGGGTCTGTTCTGCGATTGGTTCATTTGGACCAAAGCAACAGCCAGTCACATACCAGATAACATTCTTTGTCCACACTTGAATAGAAAATGATCGCTGGCATTGTGAACTTAAACAGTGAAATTTCAAATTGTTTGAAGAAGTGTATTttcaaaaacagctgctgcaataaaacaaaactgaaaacgcAAAAAGCTTGTGAAAAgaagcaaaatgtaaatgaccaTTCATAGTTGTGTTACATCTGttcattttgtctgtatttattctgtGATTATTCATTTCATAATCTCTACATGTAGTTATTCATGTATTTGACACTTGTGGGTCTCCATCTACAGCCTCCTTCAAGCTTCTACCAGTAATCCTgccttcttttctgtttcctcctccagatTGCTTCTTGGACTTGTTTTTTCGTTCTAAATCGCTGCTGACTGCCGGAAGCTCCCCCCccgccgcacacacacacacacactgtcaccatGAGCGCCTGCAGCAGGAAGGCCCTGACGTTGCTGAGCAGCGTCTTTGCAATCAGCGGCCTGGGGCTGCTCGGAGTGGCAGTCAGCACCGACTACTGGCTGTACCTGGAGGAGGGCATCATTATGCCTCTGAACCAGAGCACCGCCATCAAGACCTCGCTGCACTCCGGCCTCTGGAGGGTCTGCTTCCTGGCCGGTCAGTGAACCAGTCTGGCAGTTCATCGTGTGTAAATCAAGACTGTGGCACAGATGCATGTGATGGTGTTAGAGTTTAGAGTGGAGGGATCACAgtgttcatttgtgttgtgCAGCATCTAAATGTAGCAGCAGGGACTTGATCCTGTCACACTGACATATAGTCACCGCATCAGCTTTGACACATGATGACATTCACAATTaccttgtgtgtatgtgtgtgtgtgtgtgtgtgtgtgtgtgtgtgtgtgtgtgtgtgtgtgtgtgtgtgtgtgtgtgtgtgtgtgtgtggtgtgtgtgtgtctgtgtgaggttgTGAGTAAGCGTGGAAGATGAGGCAAAGTGACAGAAAGAGCTAAAAGAAATAGAAAGTGTATTTTCAAGCTGCATTCAGGGTACAATCAGTTTCTGCAAAATGATTAaatgcgcacacaaacacacacacacacacacacacacacacacacacacacacacacacacacacacacaaacttgcacCTACATGTCTCCGGAGACAGATGTCATCTTGTCGTGCCGCAGAATAGGCTGGTGGATGATTCCAGccggagtgtgtgtgagggagagacgCTGAAGTGATAATAATGAGAAGGTGATGTAATTCacacttgtttaaaaaaacaaaaaaaagttgatgaCAAATTTAAGGAAGATGAAGCATCGAGGTTTAAGGGAGAGGAGACCACCCTGAACGTGTCTACTCATAATGCAGGAAACCAatttttcatcaaataaatgtcataatatagaagaaaaaacatcttatATGGTAAAATATTTGGCATGATGTTTGACACACTTTTTGGCATCTCTTATTTAACTGGTTTATTTGAAGGATACGATACATGTAggtaaatttaaataaaatgctaaCGATGCAACCCACTAAGCAATATATGTCCAttctttaagctaagctaagctaagctaagctaagctaagctacatatgtatttactgtacaaacatgGCATCGGTCTTCCAATCTAATCTAACAGTATATTTTTCATGCTCACAGCCAGttatttgtgtaatttgataaCATTTCCTCCCTACTATAAGTCTGTCGGTCCCTCATGTCTACGTCTTTATATGTCCCTTTTTGTCCTGCAGTagtcctctgtgtgtttccaccttTTTACCATCACCTGACCTCCACGCCAACCTGCACACCTGCTCCCGATCCCCCATCGTCTCTGCAGTACATACAGCTGCCCTTTGGCCATTGTTAGCCACTAGAATAGAgtgtgagctttttttttctttgttccgTCTCGTCCCCCAGCTTTGGGcagctcctctctttctccttccctcctctttaCTTCACTTCATCTCAAAGCaattttgtctctttcctcaTCAGGCGAAGAGACCGGTCGCTGCTTCACCATCGCGTACATCATGCCCATGAACGTCCAGCTGACGTCAGAGTCCACAGTCAACATGCTCAGTGAGTAACAACCCtaaccttcagcagcagctttggGCTTACTCACTCAAAGGTGTCTCTGTTTGAGCTAGATCAACAGCTGAGGGTGTTTTATTggaaaaactctgttttttttctgataagtAATCCATCAGAATATATCCAGACAGAAGAGGCTGAGTCATCCGGACCCTCGTGTTGATGATGCCCTGCTCTTCTCCAGAATACTTATTACCTTTTCGGAGGCAATTCACCTCACAAGTCCTTCGGCGCACCTCAGCGCCGAGGCTTCACTCAAGGAGAGAGCCACTCTGCTGAGTCAGTGTAATAAGCTCTGATATTGTACTCCATTTACGGACAAATTTGGCAGAAGCGCACACAGCAATAAAGTGTCTGTTTCATCTTCATTTCGAGTTTGATTGCCCCCCCCCACATTCCTCCAGACAGACCTGTCACGTCCCCATACAGTTGggatgaaacaacagaaatattACATCTAAAAGAATCTTTCTTCAAACTGTTATTTTGTACTTTAATGGTTAAACATCGGCTCTCCGCCTCTTCTCAGAGATGATCCGCTCAGCCACTCCGTTCCCTCTGGTCAGCCTCTTCTTCATGTTCATCGGCTTCGTCCTCAACAACATCGGCCACGTCCGGCCTCACCGCACTATCCTGGCGTTTGTCTCGGGgatcttcttcatcctctcaggTACTCCGATACCACATTTGTACATCCTCtccttgttgctgttgtttttttttatatctgatactaacttttttttttttttacctctcagGTCTGGCTCTGGTGGTGGGCCTGGTGCTGTACATCTCCAGTATTAATGATGAAATGCTGAACAGGACTAAGAGCAGCGAGGCCTATTTTACCTACAAGTATGGCTGGTCCTTTGCCTTCGCTGCCATCTCCTTCCTGCTCACTGAGGTGAGAAAACCGACCATAGATGCAAAACACTGAGTTAAAGATCCTGAAGTGAGATTTCCATGTCATTTGTGACTATAAAATTGGGCgaagtgcaataaaaaaaaggctgtgatATTGTCAAATCGCTCAACCTACGGAGAAATGCACGCAGGTCAAAatttcaaaatttcaaaataaatttcAAAATTCAGAAAATGGTTTTAAATGAGCTGCCAGGACTTCTGTAAAGTCACAACTATACAGCTAACACCCTCACCACAGCTAAcagtgcctgctcaggcctgtgagagatGACCAATGACAGTAGACTGGGCTTTCTTGGGAGGGGGGGCCTTTAAAGACAGAGGAtgaacagaggtgctgcaaCAATAGACAGTATGAGGCGAAAGACTGACTAAGTCATTGTACCCCGAGGTCACAGATCGGGATGCGTTGAACAAGACTGCTttgtaaagatatcatgttagGGATGTTGCATGGTGCATGTTAAGCCAGTAAAGTGTAGTCTAGATGTGTCTGTATGAAGAATGATGTGTGTTCACTGCCCTCCAGTGGTAGAACTGCAACATTACATTAAATGAACGTCAAACATTCTCTGTCATCAGTGTAATTGTTTAATA contains:
- the cacng5b gene encoding voltage-dependent calcium channel gamma-5 subunit — its product is MSACSRKALTLLSSVFAISGLGLLGVAVSTDYWLYLEEGIIMPLNQSTAIKTSLHSGLWRVCFLAGEETGRCFTIAYIMPMNVQLTSESTVNMLKMIRSATPFPLVSLFFMFIGFVLNNIGHVRPHRTILAFVSGIFFILSGLALVVGLVLYISSINDEMLNRTKSSEAYFTYKYGWSFAFAAISFLLTESAGVMSVYLFMKRYSAEEIYQPRHPSFYRPRLSNCSDHSGQFLHPEAWSRGRSPSDISSEASLQMSASYPALLKCPEYDQVSSSPC